One Glutamicibacter halophytocola DNA segment encodes these proteins:
- a CDS encoding metallophosphoesterase produces MVEHKTFAAALRHAAGTTALAAGGALALGGALVGYGMLETQKFGLRRETLNVLPRGASDIKVLHLSDIHMVPGQETKIQWLRELADLNPDFIINTGDNLSHRKGVPSLVKALEPLMAFPGAFVPGSNCYYAPKLKNPFKYFARNDGIPNPSSRDQLPFEEMHRAFGSAGWVNMSNRSHSMVLNGLRLDLTGVDDPHIDRDHFAGWPRGSSTSSQAPHVRIALTHAPYQRVLDQFAQAQADVIFAGHTHGGQVCIPGYGALVSNCDLPTWRARGLSDWEYAGNSVPLNVSAGLGTSRFAPIRFACPPEAILVTLTGRK; encoded by the coding sequence ATGGTTGAACACAAAACATTTGCTGCAGCACTACGTCATGCGGCCGGTACCACAGCGCTGGCTGCCGGTGGAGCCCTGGCGCTAGGTGGTGCACTAGTTGGCTATGGCATGCTCGAGACCCAGAAATTCGGGTTGCGCCGCGAAACCCTGAACGTGCTGCCCCGCGGCGCCTCGGACATCAAGGTCTTGCACCTCTCGGATATCCACATGGTTCCGGGCCAGGAAACCAAGATCCAATGGCTGCGCGAGCTTGCAGACCTCAACCCCGACTTCATCATCAACACCGGAGACAACCTCAGCCACCGCAAGGGTGTCCCTTCACTGGTCAAGGCGTTGGAACCGCTGATGGCTTTCCCTGGAGCCTTCGTCCCGGGATCCAACTGCTACTACGCGCCCAAGCTGAAAAACCCGTTCAAGTACTTCGCTCGCAACGACGGCATCCCCAACCCGTCATCCCGGGATCAGCTTCCGTTTGAAGAGATGCACCGCGCTTTCGGCTCTGCCGGGTGGGTCAACATGTCCAATCGTTCGCATTCAATGGTCCTGAATGGACTGCGCCTGGATTTGACCGGAGTTGATGATCCGCACATCGACCGGGATCACTTCGCAGGCTGGCCACGAGGGTCCTCGACCAGCAGCCAGGCTCCCCACGTCCGCATTGCGCTGACTCACGCGCCCTACCAGCGAGTCTTGGACCAGTTCGCCCAGGCGCAAGCCGACGTGATTTTTGCTGGCCACACCCACGGCGGCCAGGTCTGCATTCCTGGCTATGGCGCGTTGGTCTCGAATTGCGATTTGCCGACGTGGCGCGCCCGTGGCCTGAGCGATTGGGAGTACGCCGGCAACAGTGTTCCCCTGAACGTCTCGGCGGGCCTGGGCACCTCCCGCTTCGCGCCAATCCGCTTTGCCTGCCCGCCGGAAGCCATCCTGGTGACACTCACCGGGCGAAAGTAG
- a CDS encoding asparaginase has protein sequence MDISDCAQLVQVSRNGVTESRHYGAAVVLGPDGTTLMALGNPEALIFPRSAVKPFQAIASLRCGAELDDEQLALACASHIGTFAHQDVARRMLASAGLNESDLQCPQSWPVDSATRTQMTLEHLPKSAVAFNCSGKHAGFLLAAKASGSGTAGYLDPDHPVQRMARSVLEEFCGPLPFTGIDGCGAPAVQMSLKSLAHGFQQLVVSEQKEAQRVVAAMRNHPWAVRGKGHPNSEVIEQTGAIAKLGAEGVLAMAAPNSLTVAIKMLDGSSRGTDLLALSLLHEFSAIEEAAYRDLRQQLQPVGGTAGARAAGLQLAGADF, from the coding sequence ATGGATATTTCCGATTGCGCGCAGCTGGTACAGGTGAGCCGCAACGGCGTCACTGAATCCCGCCACTATGGCGCCGCAGTGGTGCTGGGGCCAGACGGCACAACTCTCATGGCCCTGGGCAACCCCGAGGCGCTGATCTTCCCCAGGTCCGCGGTGAAGCCATTCCAAGCCATCGCTTCATTGCGCTGTGGCGCCGAGCTCGACGACGAGCAGCTGGCCCTGGCCTGTGCCAGCCATATCGGCACCTTCGCCCATCAGGACGTTGCCCGGCGAATGCTCGCATCGGCGGGGCTGAATGAATCGGATCTGCAATGCCCGCAATCCTGGCCCGTGGATTCGGCAACCAGGACGCAGATGACCCTTGAGCACCTGCCAAAGTCCGCAGTGGCATTCAACTGCTCCGGAAAGCATGCCGGGTTCCTGCTCGCGGCGAAGGCCTCAGGTTCTGGCACTGCTGGCTATCTTGATCCGGATCACCCCGTGCAGCGGATGGCGCGCTCGGTCCTTGAAGAATTTTGCGGCCCGCTGCCATTCACCGGGATTGATGGCTGCGGGGCACCGGCCGTCCAGATGTCGTTGAAGAGCCTGGCCCACGGCTTCCAGCAGCTCGTTGTTTCCGAGCAGAAAGAAGCCCAGCGCGTTGTCGCCGCGATGCGCAATCACCCGTGGGCCGTTCGGGGCAAGGGCCATCCCAATTCCGAAGTCATCGAACAGACCGGGGCCATAGCCAAGCTGGGTGCCGAAGGCGTGCTGGCCATGGCGGCACCCAATTCGCTGACTGTGGCCATCAAAATGCTCGATGGCTCTTCGCGGGGCACCGACCTTTTGGCCCTATCGCTGCTGCACGAATTCTCGGCCATCGAGGAAGCGGCTTATCGCGATTTGCGCCAGCAGCTGCAACCGGTTGGAGGCACTGCCGGCGCACGGGCTGCTGGACTACAGTTGGCTGGGGCCGATTTCTGA
- the purD gene encoding phosphoribosylamine--glycine ligase gives MKVLVIGPGGREHAIVRALSADPYVKEVHCAPGNAGIAQDVTTHNIDAQDPAAVLALARELASDLVVVGPEAPLAAGVSDALIEAGIPVFGPTKAAAQLEASKAFAKNVMAAAEVPTAMAHVATNREEAASALDDFGAPYVVKDDGLAAGKGVVVTSDRDEALEHAEACFAAGGTVVIEEFLDGPEVSLFVICDGKHAVPLSPAQDFKRIFDNDEGPNTGGMGAYSPLEWLPENFVDEVMDRVAYPTLREMEKRGTPFTGVLYCGLAVTKRGIRVIEFNARFGDPETQAVLARLKTPLGGVLLAAAKGQLDDAEQLNWSPLTAVDVVIAAENYPDTPVKGAVISGLDAANALENVHVMHAGTSADAEGNIIVSGGRVLAVVGLGDDLAAARATAYAGVAQISWDGAQSRTDIALKAERGEIVVAKQSK, from the coding sequence GTGAAGGTACTGGTTATTGGCCCAGGCGGCCGTGAGCATGCAATTGTCCGAGCACTGAGTGCAGACCCCTACGTCAAAGAAGTCCATTGCGCCCCCGGCAACGCCGGCATCGCGCAGGATGTCACCACCCACAACATCGACGCGCAGGATCCTGCCGCGGTTCTCGCCCTGGCTCGCGAACTGGCCAGCGACCTGGTGGTTGTCGGCCCGGAAGCGCCACTGGCTGCCGGTGTATCCGATGCATTGATCGAGGCTGGCATCCCCGTCTTCGGTCCTACCAAAGCTGCAGCGCAGCTTGAGGCATCGAAGGCTTTTGCCAAGAACGTCATGGCTGCCGCTGAAGTGCCCACCGCCATGGCCCACGTGGCCACTAACCGCGAGGAAGCAGCCAGCGCGCTGGATGACTTCGGCGCACCGTATGTGGTCAAAGACGATGGCCTGGCCGCTGGCAAGGGCGTTGTGGTCACCTCGGACCGCGATGAAGCACTGGAGCACGCCGAAGCCTGCTTCGCAGCCGGCGGCACCGTGGTCATCGAGGAATTCCTCGATGGACCGGAAGTTTCGCTCTTTGTCATTTGCGACGGCAAGCATGCCGTTCCGCTCTCTCCTGCACAGGACTTCAAGCGCATCTTCGACAATGACGAAGGCCCGAATACCGGCGGCATGGGTGCCTACTCGCCGCTTGAGTGGCTTCCAGAGAACTTTGTTGACGAGGTCATGGACCGCGTCGCCTACCCAACCCTGCGCGAAATGGAAAAGCGCGGCACGCCATTCACCGGCGTGCTGTATTGCGGCCTGGCCGTCACCAAGCGCGGCATCCGCGTTATCGAATTCAATGCCCGCTTTGGCGATCCGGAAACCCAGGCCGTGCTGGCCCGGTTGAAGACCCCGCTGGGCGGTGTCTTGCTGGCCGCTGCCAAGGGCCAGCTGGATGACGCAGAGCAGCTGAACTGGTCGCCGCTCACCGCCGTGGATGTTGTTATCGCCGCCGAGAACTACCCGGATACCCCGGTCAAGGGCGCAGTGATTTCCGGTTTGGATGCAGCCAACGCGCTGGAGAATGTGCACGTGATGCACGCTGGCACGTCTGCTGACGCCGAGGGCAACATCATCGTTTCCGGGGGACGTGTCCTGGCAGTAGTCGGCCTGGGCGATGACCTCGCAGCCGCTCGTGCCACCGCCTACGCCGGTGTCGCCCAGATCAGCTGGGACGGTGCCCAGTCGCGCACCGACATCGCGCTGAAGGCCGAACGCGGCGAAATCGTCGTTGCAAAGCAAAGCAAGTAG
- a CDS encoding ABC transporter ATP-binding protein, with product MSKPLGVTNEDSIKLSAAERKVVRQRSFRLLATLALPQKKLFILTVALVLVSNAARVMLPVIIAFAIDWTLPQVREGNWGALGLTGAGYIVCAILSGVLLAWYINSAARISQAMLLDLRQQVFRHTQRLSLEFHENYTSGRIISRQTSDLETLRELLDQGVSELASSCVFIIFTLFSIFLLDWQSGFVVCIAAVPVAILFYWYQRRSEVLYRESRVVSAKVISTFVETMTGIRAVKAFRRERANDQNYQQIAEKYRDNSVRSFNLFGILQPGLVLIGNLTVAALLAYGGFRIINGSMEVGAMVAILLASKRLFQPVEHIAMFYSSLQSATAALEKVSGLLEEEPTVREPEQPKSIGKVAGELEFKDAVFGYGDGPIIMDKFDLRIPAGQTVAVVGQTGAGKSTLAKLIARFYDLRSGTLKLDSVPINELSNRELRRHVVMVTQEAFLFSGSVAENIALGRPGASLEDIQSAARAVGAHEFILDLPEGYDTDVNKRGGRVSAGQRQLISFARAFLADPAVLILDEATSSLDIPSERAVQRGLQTLLGNRTALIIAHRLSTVQIADRVLVVHDGQISEDGTPQQLIADEGRFAALHKAWKDSLV from the coding sequence ATGAGCAAGCCATTGGGCGTCACCAACGAGGACTCCATCAAGCTCTCGGCCGCTGAGCGCAAGGTGGTGCGCCAGCGCTCCTTCCGATTGCTGGCCACCCTCGCCTTGCCGCAGAAAAAGCTCTTCATTCTCACGGTCGCGCTGGTCCTGGTCTCCAATGCCGCCCGCGTGATGCTGCCGGTGATCATCGCCTTTGCCATCGACTGGACCTTGCCCCAGGTCCGCGAGGGCAATTGGGGCGCCCTGGGGCTCACCGGCGCCGGATACATCGTCTGCGCAATCCTCAGCGGGGTCCTGCTGGCCTGGTACATCAACTCCGCGGCAAGAATTTCGCAGGCCATGCTGCTGGATCTTCGCCAGCAGGTCTTCCGGCATACCCAGCGGCTCAGCCTCGAATTCCACGAGAACTACACGTCCGGCCGCATCATTTCCCGCCAGACCTCGGATCTGGAGACCTTGCGCGAGCTGCTGGACCAGGGAGTCTCCGAGCTGGCGTCCTCCTGCGTATTTATCATTTTCACGCTGTTTTCAATTTTCCTGCTGGACTGGCAAAGCGGGTTCGTGGTGTGCATCGCGGCCGTGCCGGTAGCCATCCTGTTCTACTGGTACCAGCGCCGTTCCGAAGTCTTGTACCGGGAATCCCGTGTTGTTTCCGCGAAGGTCATTTCCACCTTTGTGGAAACCATGACCGGCATTCGCGCGGTGAAGGCTTTCCGCCGGGAACGCGCCAACGACCAGAACTACCAGCAGATCGCGGAGAAATACCGGGACAACTCGGTGCGCTCCTTCAACCTCTTCGGCATCTTGCAGCCGGGGCTGGTTTTGATTGGCAACCTGACGGTCGCGGCACTTCTGGCCTACGGAGGCTTCCGCATCATCAACGGCTCCATGGAAGTCGGTGCCATGGTGGCCATCCTCTTGGCATCCAAGCGGCTCTTCCAGCCGGTTGAGCACATTGCCATGTTCTACTCTTCCTTGCAGTCCGCCACAGCGGCCTTGGAAAAGGTCTCGGGACTTCTCGAAGAAGAGCCGACCGTGCGCGAGCCGGAACAGCCAAAGAGCATCGGCAAAGTGGCCGGCGAGCTCGAATTCAAGGACGCGGTCTTCGGCTATGGCGACGGCCCGATCATCATGGACAAATTCGATCTGCGCATTCCAGCAGGCCAAACAGTCGCCGTCGTCGGGCAAACCGGCGCAGGCAAGTCGACCCTCGCCAAGCTCATCGCCCGTTTCTATGATCTGCGCTCAGGCACGCTGAAACTGGACTCGGTGCCGATCAACGAGCTGTCCAACAGGGAATTGCGGCGGCATGTGGTGATGGTGACCCAGGAAGCGTTCCTGTTCTCGGGCTCGGTTGCCGAGAACATTGCCCTGGGCAGGCCTGGAGCATCCCTTGAGGACATCCAGTCGGCTGCACGAGCCGTAGGCGCCCACGAATTCATCCTGGACCTGCCTGAAGGCTACGACACCGATGTGAATAAGCGTGGCGGCCGAGTCTCCGCGGGGCAGCGCCAGCTGATCTCCTTTGCCCGCGCCTTCTTGGCGGATCCGGCGGTATTGATCCTGGACGAGGCGACCAGTTCGCTGGATATCCCGTCGGAGCGGGCAGTTCAGCGCGGCCTGCAGACTTTGCTGGGCAACCGCACGGCTCTGATCATCGCCCACCGGCTCTCTACGGTTCAGATCGCCGACCGTGTCCTGGTGGTCCACGATGGGCAGATCTCCGAAGACGGCACCCCGCAGCAGCTGATTGCCGATGAGGGCCGTTTCGCCGCCTTGCACAAGGCGTGGAAGGACTCGCTGGTCTGA
- a CDS encoding transglycosylase domain-containing protein, which produces MAAKKSPFFDTATTLGKVVAFFGISALCGVLAAGMLVPVAAIAKTGLTTGNNIVSALPSSFEKLPISEPSTIVDANGKTIANFYQQNREPVSLDDISPYMRKAIVSVEDERFYEHNGVDPKGIARAIVGNLTSTSRSGASTLTQQYVNNLLVNNQELTGSEETTVSGNKDYSEKIRELKYAVAIEKEMSKDEILEGYLNLVLFSGREYGVQAAAQRFYSVDAKDLNVQQSAMLAGMVQLPNVYNPINNPERSLDRRNKVLGNMYRTGAINKKEYDDAVKSGLELKPSTSPSGCSAAKDNAYFCDYVTNLILGDDTFGKTKEDREGLLYRGGLTIKTTLNSELNKKAANDARKSIDPNAKSNKDVFSSIVSVEPGTGNILTMAQNTTYGAEKGNTAKTMLNFAVEKSMGGAGGFQAGSTMKPYTTLAWLKEGHHMYDTINAKRPYFAPSHKWRASCLPGGQTVTGGGEAWQPLNASRGFYRPMTVDYGLKWSINSATIQEASKLDLCNITDFANSVGLRDLDSGQPQELSPEHPSFVIGTPKVAPLAQAAAFATFANKGEYCEPRALTSVTDKDGNQYKVKKESCSQQIDPTYIADLNGTLKKIATDRVSKGRVAGPIAGKTGTNNWSTSTWFVGYTTGISTAAWVGRVNATAAEEANTLQGSMINDERAPSTLDSSTYAAPLWVDFMEEAVQEYDRSGFGAPRSKPAPKPEPKEEDSSKEDSKSDSEDKDKESKADQSESNESKSDSGNNESDNGNGNGNGNGNGNGNGKGNGKKSDD; this is translated from the coding sequence ATGGCAGCCAAGAAGTCCCCCTTTTTTGATACCGCCACCACCCTTGGGAAAGTCGTTGCATTCTTTGGAATCAGCGCCCTGTGTGGTGTGCTCGCAGCAGGTATGCTCGTGCCCGTAGCGGCGATCGCAAAAACCGGTTTGACCACCGGTAACAACATCGTCAGCGCACTCCCGAGCTCCTTTGAGAAGCTTCCGATTTCGGAGCCGTCAACGATCGTCGACGCCAACGGCAAGACCATCGCGAATTTCTACCAGCAGAATCGCGAACCTGTGTCACTTGATGACATCTCGCCGTATATGCGCAAGGCCATCGTCTCGGTGGAAGATGAACGCTTCTACGAGCACAACGGTGTCGACCCCAAGGGCATCGCCCGAGCCATCGTCGGCAACCTGACCTCCACTTCGCGCTCTGGTGCGTCTACCCTGACTCAGCAGTATGTGAACAACCTCCTGGTGAACAACCAGGAGCTCACCGGTTCCGAGGAAACCACCGTGTCCGGCAACAAGGACTACTCGGAAAAGATCCGCGAGCTCAAGTACGCGGTAGCCATCGAAAAGGAAATGTCCAAGGACGAAATCCTCGAAGGCTACTTGAACCTCGTGCTGTTCTCCGGTCGCGAATACGGCGTACAGGCTGCCGCACAGCGCTTCTACTCTGTGGATGCCAAGGACTTGAACGTCCAGCAGTCGGCCATGCTTGCTGGCATGGTCCAGCTGCCGAACGTCTACAACCCGATCAACAACCCAGAGCGTTCCCTTGACCGCCGCAATAAGGTGCTGGGCAACATGTACCGCACCGGCGCGATCAATAAAAAAGAGTATGACGACGCGGTGAAGTCCGGACTTGAGCTCAAGCCCAGCACTTCCCCATCGGGCTGCTCAGCGGCCAAAGACAACGCATACTTCTGTGATTACGTCACCAACCTGATTCTGGGCGACGACACGTTCGGCAAGACCAAGGAAGACCGCGAGGGCCTGCTGTACCGCGGCGGCCTGACGATCAAGACCACCTTGAATAGCGAGCTGAACAAGAAGGCTGCCAACGACGCTCGCAAGTCCATCGACCCGAACGCCAAGTCCAATAAGGATGTGTTCTCCTCGATCGTCTCGGTGGAGCCTGGCACTGGAAATATCCTGACCATGGCCCAGAACACCACCTATGGTGCTGAAAAGGGCAACACCGCAAAGACCATGCTGAACTTTGCTGTGGAGAAGTCCATGGGTGGCGCTGGCGGCTTCCAGGCCGGTTCGACGATGAAACCGTACACCACGCTGGCTTGGCTCAAAGAGGGCCATCACATGTACGACACCATCAATGCCAAGCGGCCCTACTTCGCTCCTAGCCACAAGTGGCGTGCCTCGTGCCTGCCTGGCGGCCAGACTGTCACCGGTGGTGGAGAAGCTTGGCAGCCCCTGAACGCGTCGCGTGGCTTCTACCGTCCCATGACTGTCGACTACGGCTTGAAGTGGTCCATCAACTCCGCAACCATCCAGGAAGCATCCAAGCTCGACCTCTGCAACATCACCGATTTTGCCAATAGCGTTGGGCTTCGCGATTTGGACAGCGGCCAGCCTCAAGAGCTTTCGCCAGAGCATCCATCGTTTGTCATCGGTACGCCCAAGGTCGCTCCGCTGGCACAGGCTGCCGCCTTCGCCACCTTCGCCAACAAGGGCGAATATTGCGAGCCACGTGCGCTGACCAGCGTCACAGACAAGGACGGCAACCAGTACAAGGTCAAGAAGGAATCCTGCTCGCAGCAAATTGATCCGACCTACATCGCTGATCTGAACGGCACGCTGAAGAAGATCGCCACGGATCGCGTGTCCAAGGGCAGAGTCGCCGGACCAATCGCCGGCAAGACCGGTACCAACAACTGGTCCACCTCCACGTGGTTCGTCGGCTACACCACCGGCATTTCCACCGCTGCCTGGGTTGGCCGAGTTAATGCCACTGCCGCTGAAGAAGCGAACACCCTGCAGGGATCGATGATCAATGATGAGCGCGCCCCAAGCACGCTCGACTCCTCGACCTACGCAGCTCCGCTGTGGGTGGACTTCATGGAGGAAGCAGTCCAGGAGTACGATCGCAGCGGCTTCGGTGCGCCTCGCAGCAAGCCTGCCCCCAAGCCTGAACCGAAGGAAGAGGATTCTTCCAAGGAGGATTCCAAGTCCGACTCCGAGGACAAGGACAAGGAATCCAAAGCAGACCAGTCCGAATCCAATGAGTCGAAGTCTGATTCCGGAAATAATGAATCGGATAATGGCAATGGCAACGGCAACGGCAACGGCAATGGCAATGGCAATGGCAAGGGCAACGGAAAGAAATCCGACGACTAG
- a CDS encoding ABC transporter ATP-binding protein, which translates to MRGTVAQAQKADSRDPVPLSATLKRLYPFVKPILPRLFCGFLCALGAGIIALVIPQVLAWLVNSVLHRDGDSSEVWISVAIVAALGFVEALLIFLRRQFVLNPAAGLETKMRIRFYKHLQRLPVAFHERWGSGQLLSRSMSDLSLLRRWLAFGAMMLVVETVTVITGLILMFTHSWILGLLYLLGSIPIAIKAYRFRNEYRAASRLSQDQAGDLATAVEESVHGIRVIKAFGRGPHIYEGFNTQAKSLQETEIAKAKTLASFLLTVVAVPETILGIGLFIGIAQVANGTLSVGALVAYFAIAAVIAGPVEGMGMLLGMTLSTKTALDRHFEVMDSANDIVSPEQPRIPGERDGSVQLRHVRFAYPDTAGTHRPILADIDLEIRPGETMALVGITGSGKSTLLNLIPRLHEATAGEVLIHGQNVKDWELDQLRTEIAVAFEDTTLFSSTLRDNVLLGAPASLDEHEREALLTEALDVAQAHFTYSLPQGVDTLIGEEGLSLSGGQRQRIALARAIAARPSVLVLDDPLSALDVRTEELVTEKLREVLAGTTTLIVAHRPSTVMLADRVALLRDGRIDAVGSHTHLLSTNEHYRFVIASLDDEELPIAEEASR; encoded by the coding sequence ATGCGGGGTACCGTGGCGCAAGCACAAAAGGCCGATTCTAGAGATCCGGTTCCCCTCTCAGCAACGTTGAAGCGGCTTTACCCGTTCGTGAAGCCAATCCTCCCGCGGCTTTTCTGCGGCTTCCTCTGCGCGCTCGGAGCCGGCATCATCGCCCTGGTGATCCCCCAGGTTTTGGCCTGGCTGGTGAACTCGGTTTTGCACCGGGACGGGGACTCATCCGAGGTCTGGATCTCCGTTGCCATCGTGGCAGCCCTGGGATTCGTCGAGGCCCTGCTGATCTTCCTGCGCCGCCAATTCGTGCTGAACCCAGCCGCCGGGCTGGAAACGAAGATGCGCATTCGGTTCTACAAGCATCTTCAGCGCCTTCCCGTCGCCTTCCACGAGCGCTGGGGCTCCGGCCAGCTCCTCTCGCGTTCCATGTCGGATCTCTCGCTTCTGCGCCGATGGCTGGCCTTCGGCGCCATGATGCTGGTGGTGGAGACCGTCACCGTCATCACCGGCTTGATTCTCATGTTCACCCATTCATGGATTTTGGGCCTGCTCTACCTGTTGGGATCCATCCCCATTGCCATCAAGGCCTACCGCTTCCGCAACGAGTACCGCGCCGCCAGCCGACTTAGCCAGGACCAGGCTGGTGACCTCGCCACCGCCGTAGAGGAATCAGTGCACGGCATTCGCGTCATCAAGGCCTTCGGCCGCGGCCCGCACATCTACGAAGGCTTTAATACCCAGGCGAAGTCGTTGCAGGAAACCGAAATCGCAAAGGCCAAAACCCTGGCAAGTTTCCTGCTCACCGTTGTCGCCGTTCCAGAAACCATTTTGGGCATTGGCCTGTTCATCGGCATTGCCCAAGTTGCCAACGGAACCTTGAGCGTTGGCGCCCTGGTGGCCTACTTCGCCATTGCCGCAGTCATCGCCGGACCGGTCGAAGGCATGGGCATGCTCCTGGGCATGACGCTGAGCACCAAAACCGCACTAGACCGCCATTTCGAGGTCATGGATTCGGCCAACGACATCGTCTCTCCAGAACAGCCCCGCATCCCCGGAGAGCGTGATGGCAGCGTGCAGCTGCGCCACGTGCGCTTCGCCTACCCTGACACGGCCGGAACCCACCGGCCGATCCTGGCCGACATCGACCTGGAAATCCGCCCCGGTGAAACCATGGCCCTGGTCGGGATCACCGGTTCCGGAAAATCAACCCTGTTGAACCTCATCCCCCGGCTCCATGAAGCCACCGCCGGAGAGGTCCTGATCCATGGGCAAAACGTCAAGGATTGGGAGCTCGACCAGCTGCGCACCGAAATTGCCGTGGCTTTCGAGGACACCACCTTGTTCTCCAGCACCTTACGGGACAACGTCCTGCTGGGCGCACCCGCGTCCCTGGACGAGCACGAGCGCGAAGCACTGCTCACCGAAGCACTGGATGTAGCCCAAGCGCACTTCACCTACTCGCTGCCGCAAGGCGTGGATACGCTCATCGGCGAAGAGGGCCTGTCGCTTTCCGGCGGCCAGCGCCAGCGCATTGCCCTGGCCCGCGCCATTGCGGCTCGTCCGAGCGTACTGGTGCTCGATGATCCGCTTTCAGCCCTCGATGTGCGCACCGAGGAACTGGTCACCGAGAAGTTGCGGGAAGTACTGGCCGGAACCACCACATTGATTGTGGCTCACCGCCCATCCACCGTGATGCTGGCAGATCGGGTTGCCCTGCTGCGCGACGGACGCATCGATGCGGTCGGAAGCCACACCCACCTGTTGAGCACCAACGAGCACTATCGATTTGTCATCGCAAGCCTGGATGACGAAGAACTGCCAATCGCCGAGGAGGCCTCACGATGA
- a CDS encoding RidA family protein, producing MQEATSSRVETRLAELGYALPGVAKPVAAYLPAVTTGNYVYTSGQLPLINGELSVVGKVGAEVSAEEAKAQAQVAALNALAAIKAEIGDLDRIKRIVKVVGFVSSAPEFTGQPGVINGASEFFGEVLGDAGLHSRSAVGVAVLPLDAPVEVEVIAEFE from the coding sequence ATGCAAGAAGCGACTTCCTCGCGTGTCGAAACGCGCCTGGCTGAACTGGGTTATGCCCTGCCAGGCGTTGCCAAGCCCGTCGCTGCCTACCTGCCAGCAGTCACCACCGGCAACTACGTTTACACCTCCGGCCAGCTTCCGCTGATTAATGGTGAACTCTCAGTTGTGGGAAAGGTCGGCGCAGAGGTTTCAGCAGAAGAAGCCAAGGCCCAGGCACAGGTTGCCGCGCTGAACGCACTGGCAGCCATCAAGGCCGAAATTGGTGACCTAGATCGCATTAAGCGCATCGTGAAGGTTGTCGGTTTCGTGTCGTCGGCACCGGAGTTCACCGGGCAGCCAGGAGTCATCAACGGAGCTTCCGAATTCTTCGGCGAGGTTCTTGGCGACGCAGGCCTGCATTCGCGTTCGGCCGTTGGCGTTGCCGTGCTTCCGCTGGATGCACCCGTCGAGGTTGAGGTCATCGCCGAATTTGAGTAG
- a CDS encoding phosphoribosylaminoimidazolesuccinocarboxamide synthase, which produces MAGFQTEVLDLEGWDHFYSGKVRDLYVPAGASFEETDRVLVVASDRISAYDFVLTSEIPDKGKVLTQLSLWWFEQLGDFANHVISTDVPEAVAGRAMVCKKLEMYPIECIARGYLTGSGLAEYKVSKTVCSLPLPDGLVDGSRLEPVLFTPSAKAEVGEHDENITYEQTAERVGNDVAEALREKTVALYEQAEKIARARGIILADTKVEFGADPATGEITLGDEVLTPDSSRFWDAAAYQPGQAQPSFDKQFVRDWLTSSASGWDKNSGEQPPQLPAEIVEKTRARYIEAYERLTGQSFTA; this is translated from the coding sequence ATGGCAGGATTCCAGACCGAAGTTCTCGACCTTGAGGGTTGGGACCATTTCTACTCGGGCAAAGTGCGCGACCTCTACGTGCCAGCTGGTGCGAGCTTCGAAGAAACCGACCGCGTACTGGTCGTCGCTTCGGACCGCATCAGCGCCTACGATTTTGTGCTCACCAGCGAAATCCCGGACAAGGGCAAGGTGCTGACGCAGCTGAGCCTATGGTGGTTTGAACAGCTGGGCGACTTCGCCAACCATGTGATCTCCACCGATGTACCAGAGGCTGTAGCCGGCCGCGCCATGGTCTGCAAGAAGCTGGAAATGTACCCCATCGAGTGCATCGCCCGCGGATACCTCACCGGTTCGGGCCTGGCCGAGTACAAGGTCTCCAAGACCGTGTGCAGCCTGCCATTGCCTGATGGCCTGGTGGATGGCTCCCGGCTGGAGCCTGTATTGTTCACCCCATCGGCCAAGGCCGAGGTCGGGGAGCACGATGAGAACATCACCTACGAGCAGACCGCCGAGCGTGTTGGCAACGATGTGGCCGAAGCATTGCGCGAGAAGACTGTTGCGCTCTACGAGCAGGCCGAGAAGATTGCCCGCGCGCGCGGCATCATCCTGGCGGACACCAAGGTAGAGTTCGGCGCGGATCCTGCGACCGGCGAGATCACCTTGGGCGATGAGGTGCTGACCCCGGACTCCTCGCGTTTCTGGGACGCCGCGGCCTACCAGCCAGGCCAGGCCCAGCCGAGCTTCGACAAGCAGTTTGTGCGCGACTGGCTGACCAGCAGCGCATCGGGCTGGGATAAGAACTCCGGCGAGCAGCCTCCTCAGCTGCCGGCTGAGATTGTCGAGAAGACCCGTGCCCGGTACATCGAAGCCTACGAGCGCCTGACCGGACAGAGCTTCACCGCCTAG